The following proteins are encoded in a genomic region of Triticum dicoccoides isolate Atlit2015 ecotype Zavitan chromosome 1B, WEW_v2.0, whole genome shotgun sequence:
- the LOC119348744 gene encoding histone H3-like encodes MARTKHPAVRKTKALPKKQLGTRPSAGTPRRQETDGAGTSATPRRAGRAAAPGAAEGATGQPKQRKPHRFRPGTVALREIRKYQKSVDFLIPFAPFVRLIKEVTDFFCPEISRWTPQALVAIQEAAEYHLVDVFERANHCAIHAKRVTIMQKDIQLARRIGGRRLW; translated from the exons ATGGCCCGCACCAAGCACCCGGCCGTCAGGAAGACCAAGGCGCTGCCCAAGAAGCAGCTCGGGACGCGCCCCTCGGCCGGGACGCCGCGGCGGCAGGAGACAG ATGGCGCGGGCACGTCGGCGACTCCG AGGCGAGCCGGGCGGGCGGCGGCCCCAGGGGCGGCTGAAG GGGCAACTGGGCAACCCAAGCAGAGGAAGCCACACCGGTTCAGGCCAGGCACGGTGGCACTGCGGGAGATCAGGAAGTACCAGAAGTCGGTCGACTTTCTCATCCCGTTTGCACCATTTGTTCGTCTG ATCAAGGAGGTCACCGACTTCTTCTGTCCTGAAATCAGCCGCTGGACTCCCCAAGCGCTCGTTGCAATTCAAGAG GCTGCAGAGTATCACCTCGTCGACGTATTTGAAAGGGCAAATCACTGTGCCATCCATGCAAAGCGTGTTACCATCA TGCAAAAGGACATACAGCTCGCGAGGCGTATCGGCGGGAGGAGGCTTTGGTGA
- the LOC119348743 gene encoding ABSCISIC ACID-INSENSITIVE 5-like protein 2, with amino-acid sequence MIQAMASQSQAGGGGGGGYAGPGQRGQAQGLARQGSLYSLTLDEVQSQLTEPLLSMNLDELLKSVFPDGVDPVGGVAGQSEPAPGLHRQGSITMPPELSKKTVDEVWKGIQDSPKRSGEEGIRRRRERQPTFGEMTLEDFLVKAGVVAEGHLKDPIDLPANMGAVGSSVTAAAPSLNPGAHWLQQYLEPQHPSMAGPFMASHLGPQPLSVATGAIMEPIYPDGQITSPMLDALSDPQTPRRKRGASDGVTDKVVERRQKRMIKNRESAARSRARKQAYTNELENKVSRLEEENERLKKQKELDMMITSAPPPEPKYQLRRTSSAPV; translated from the exons ATGATTCAGGCAATGGCGTCGCAATCGCAggcaggaggcggcggtggcggcggctatgctgGCCCGGGGCAGCGCGGGCAGGCGCAGGGCCTGGCGAGGCAAGGTTCCCTGTACAGCCTTACCCTCGATGAGGTGCAGAGCCAGCTGACAGAGCCTTTGCTTAGTATGAACCTCGACGAGCTGCTCAAGAGCGTGTTTCCGGATGGCGTGGATCCTGTCGGTGGCGTCGCTGGCCAGTCTGAGCCGGCCCCGGGCCTGCATCGCCAGGGGAGCATCACAATGCCTCCTGAGCTGAGCAAGAAGACGGTGGACGAGGTGTGGAAGGGCATCCAAGATTCGCCGAAGAGAAGTGGTGAGGAGGGTATTCGGCGGAGGCGGGAGAGGCAGCCGACCTTTGGGGAGATGACACTTGAGGATTTCCTGGTGAAAGCTGGAGTTGTCGCTGAAGGGCATTTGAAGGATCCGATTGACTTGCCAGCTAACATGGGTGCGGTTGGGAGCAGTGTAACGGCCGCTGCGCCCAGTTTGAACCCTGGAGCGCATTGGTTACAGCAGTACCTGGAGCCCCAGCATCCAAGCATGGCAGGCCCTTTCATGGCAAGTCATTTGGGTCCTCAGCCATTGTCTGTTGCTACAGGTGCTATCATGGAACCAATTTACCCGGATGGCCAGATTACGTCACCAATGCTCGATGCACTTTCTGATCCTCAGACACCTAGGCGCAAGCGTGGTGCATCAGATGGTGTAACTGATAAAGTTGTAGAAAGAAGGCAGAAGAGAATGATAAAAAACAGGGAATCAGCTGCACGCTCCAGAGCGAGGAAGCAG GCTTACACTAATGAGCTTGAAAACAAGGTGTCTCGTCTAGAAGAGGagaacgagaggttgaagaagcagaag GAGTTGGACATGATGATAACCTCCGCGCCTCCCCCAGAACCCAAGTATCAACTCCGGAGAACAAGTTCTGCCCCTGTTTGA